In a single window of the Larimichthys crocea isolate SSNF chromosome XVII, L_crocea_2.0, whole genome shotgun sequence genome:
- the angptl3 gene encoding angiopoietin-related protein 3: MMKLFSLLLLLASTTAAVPLESSGREEFPTLPSQAFATAPNPTEAKSRFAMLDDVRLLANGLLQLGQSLREFVHKTKTQINDIFQKLNIFDRSFYQLSVVTSEIKEEEEELKKTTNFLKANNEEIKNLSLEINSKINGILQERTQLQSKVGSLEERLKGLSQSIVPVDQLSEITTLKEVIDAQEKTISDLLKAVGEQHDQLNNQKIMIKNLEEKISYDSFQDTVDKPMDSDSAASDMFEYLTGNSTGLDTNDLPMDCSEVFNKGEANSGIYVIKPNKSEPFNVYCELGIDGGSTVIQRRVDGSVDFDQTLNKYEKGFGDLEKDFWLGLKKIHSLTQQGVYIMRIDLEDWKEEKHWVEYRFSLEGPSMDYTLHVSHFSGDLPDAMANNTGRRFSTKDSKNDNHRNSNCARSYTGGWWFNGCGETNLNGRYLWLKAKGRSMRRRVIHWKPGTGPSYSLKMTKITIRPDPTAKSLN; the protein is encoded by the exons ATGATGAAGCTGTTTTCCTTATTGCTGCTGCTAGCTAGTACCACTGCTGCTGTCCCTCTGGAATCATCAGGTAGAGAAGAGTTTCCCACCCTGCCCTCCCAGGCCTTTGCCACAGCACCAAACCCAACCGAAGCAAAGTCTCGCTTTGCCATGCTGGATGATGTTCGTCTTCTTGCAAACGGCCTACTTCAGCTAGGCCAGAGTTTACGAGAGTTTGTCCACAAGACCAAAACCCAAATCAACGACATTTTCCAAAAGTTGAACATTTTCGACCGCTCTTTTTACCAGCTCTCAGTGGTCACATCAGAGAtcaaggaggaagaggaggagctgaagaagacCACGAATTTCTTGAAGGCCAACAATGAGGAGATCAAGAACCTGTCGCTGGAAATCAACTCTAAGATCAACGGCATCCTGCAGGAGCGTACACAGCTGCAGAGCAAGGTGGGAAGCCTCGAAGAAAGGCTGAAGGGACTGTCGCAGAGTATTGTCCCTGTTGACCAGCTTAGTGAAATCACAACACTCAAG GAGGTGATTGACGCTCAAGAGAAAACTATCTCTGATCTGCTGAAAGCTGTGGGGGAGCAGCATGATCAGCTCAACAATCAAAAAATCATGATAAAAAATCTGGAGGAAAAG ATAAGCTATGACAGCTTTCAAGATACAGTTGATAAGCCAATGGATTCAGACTCTGCTGCTTCCGATATGTTTGAATATCTGACAGGAAACTCAACTGGCCTGGACACAAATg ACCTCCCTATGGATTGCAGTGAGGTGTTTAACAAAGGAGAGGCAAACAGTGGAATCTATGTAATCAAGCCAAACAAATCGGAGCCATTCAACGTATACTGTGAACTGGGAATAG ATGGGGGTTCAACTGTCATCCAACGCAGGGTTGATGGTTCAGTGGATTTTGACCAGACGTTGAACAAGTACGAGAAAGGCTTTGGAGATCTGGAAA AGGACTTCTGGTTGGGCTTGAAGAAGATCCACAGCTTAACACAGCAGGGAGTTTACATCATGCGTATTGATCTGGAGGACTGGAAGGAGGAGAAGCATTGGGTTGAATACCGTTTCTCACTGGAGGGTCCCTCCATGGACTACACCCTTCATGTCAGCCACTTTTCTGGTGACCTGCCTGATGCCATGGCCAACAACACTGGAAGGAGATTCTCAACAAAAGACAGCAAGAACGACAACCATCGAAACTCCAACTGCGCTCGCAGTTACACCG GTGGTTGGTGGTTCAATGGCTGTGGGGAAACAAACCTGAATGGAAGGTACTTGTGGTTGAAGGCAAAAGGACGCTCAATGAGAAGGAGAGTCATTCACTGGAAGCCTGGTACAGGGCCTTCATATTCCCTCAAGATGACCAAGATCACCATACGACCAGACCCTACTGCTAAAAGCCTCAACTGA